ACAGGTGGAAAACGCCTTGAGCCTTCCTGTGGCTGACTTCATCTTCACCACAGTCAGGATGATGCGGCTGTAGGAtaccaggattagggaaacaggGATGAGCAGAATCACCACCCCCATCAGGAAAATGGCCAGCTCggaagtgtgtgtgtctgtggatgCCAAGACCAGCAGTGCAGGGGCCTCACAAAAGAAATGTGCGATAGTGTTGCTGCCTCGGTAGGGCAACCTCAGCGTGAATGTGGTGTCCACCACGGACACCACAATGCCACTGCTCCACGATCCCACGGCCAGCTGTGCACACATGCGCCAGGTCATGATGCTAGGGTAAAGCAAAGGGttacagatggccacatagcggtcataGGACATCACAGCCAGAAGGGCACACTGTGTGCACCCAAAGATGAGAAAAAAGACAAGTTGGGCTGCACAGCGTGTGAATGAGATGATCTTCCTCCTGGAAAGCAGGTGGACCAGGGCCTGAGGCACTATGTTGGTAGAGAAGCAGAGGTCAGCCAGAGATAGGttgcagagaaagaaatacaTAGGTGTGTGAAGCCGGGAGTCAACCTGAACAAGGGACATGAGAAGTAGATTTCCAAGCACGGTGACCA
The sequence above is a segment of the Ochotona princeps isolate mOchPri1 chromosome 4, mOchPri1.hap1, whole genome shotgun sequence genome. Coding sequences within it:
- the LOC101532064 gene encoding olfactory receptor 2D2; amino-acid sequence: MRQTNQTQVMEFLLLGLSEDPHTQQLLFILFLGVYLVTVLGNLLLMSLVQVDSRLHTPMYFFLCNLSLADLCFSTNIVPQALVHLLSRRKIISFTRCAAQLVFFLIFGCTQCALLAVMSYDRYVAICNPLLYPSIMTWRMCAQLAVGSWSSGIVVSVVDTTFTLRLPYRGSNTIAHFFCEAPALLVLASTDTHTSELAIFLMGVVILLIPVSLILVSYSRIILTVVKMKSATGRLKAFSTCGSHLLVVLLFYGSAIVTYMTPKSSKEQEKQVSVFYAVVTPMLNPLIYSLRNKDVKGALRKVAPKNFPCRPGI